In Pseudoalteromonas sp. MM1, a single window of DNA contains:
- the rpmD gene encoding 50S ribosomal protein L30 codes for MANKTVKVTQVKSSIGRLPKHKATLRGLGLRRINHTVELEDTACVRGMINRVSYMVKVEG; via the coding sequence ATGGCAAATAAAACTGTAAAAGTAACACAAGTAAAGAGCTCTATCGGTCGTTTACCGAAGCATAAAGCTACATTACGCGGTCTTGGTTTACGTCGTATCAACCACACTGTTGAGTTAGAAGACACAGCATGTGTACGTGGTATGATCAACCGAGTTTCTTACATGGTAAAGGTAGAGGGTTAA
- the rplX gene encoding 50S ribosomal protein L24, whose product MAAKIRRDDEVIVLAGKDKGKRGKVLSVVTESGRVFVEGINLIKKHQKPVPQLNQAGGIVEKEASIDVSNVAIYNSETSKADRVGFKIEDGKKLRIFKSTGKTI is encoded by the coding sequence ATGGCAGCAAAAATCCGTCGTGATGACGAAGTAATCGTACTAGCAGGTAAAGACAAAGGTAAGCGCGGCAAAGTGCTTTCAGTTGTTACTGAGTCTGGTCGAGTATTTGTCGAAGGCATTAACTTAATCAAGAAACACCAAAAGCCGGTTCCACAATTGAACCAAGCTGGCGGCATTGTTGAGAAAGAAGCGTCTATCGACGTATCAAACGTTGCGATCTACAACTCGGAAACGAGTAAAGCAGATCGTGTAGGTTTCAAGATTGAAGATGGTAAGAAATTACGTATCTTTAAATCTACTGGTAAAACTATCTAA
- a CDS encoding AsmA family protein has protein sequence MKTLLKIVGVILLLCIALIIAAPFLIPTDTIFNKVSEQVEKTTGRTLTIKGDKTLSVFPALKLELNDVHFANMQTGSRDDMASMEQLAVHIPWLSLFGGEFKLDKFVINEPNILLETDKNGKANWQLFDAVAEQPQEQTQSGEAVKLPENFDIELGEVAIYGGTFTYLDGQTGAKQQISDLELAILLPSLRKTLEIKGGITYMQERFELDVKLDTPAKAIEGATFEVTQSVDSRLVDLTFNGSIARQGKDIKGELALSGDSVKDLAAWQGVDLNAKQNAFNAFSVNGKMHLAGETFNLEKLIATLDELEIKGKSELNLGNRLVVNADIDLGMLDLNPYLPETVAKQEEPQSEEPKAAQPIVWDDTKIDLSALNALDANVVIRSSGLKANDIELGANQFTVDLNNSVAKLSLDSFKAYEGTGKGVININAQQTPYKISTNFDLADIDAQPLLTDAAGFDKLMGKGSLNWNLTTTGQSQKTFIDALNGKIGFEFTDGAVKGANIAEMVRKGKELISGNLGAVSEGLDTGFEESEQTDFSALTGSFNFTNGVGHNNDLSLMSPLIRITGEGDVDLPKTSVDYRLVTGIVDSIEGQGTTDDSTGFKIPLRIKGPFHDVGFKLDVSNALKDEAKQKLDDTKEKAKEKAKDKVKDKLKGLFG, from the coding sequence ATGAAGACCTTACTCAAAATTGTTGGTGTAATACTCTTACTTTGTATTGCGTTAATTATTGCCGCTCCGTTTTTAATCCCAACCGATACTATTTTTAATAAAGTATCTGAGCAGGTTGAAAAAACAACAGGGCGCACACTTACTATTAAAGGTGATAAAACGCTTAGTGTATTTCCTGCATTAAAGTTAGAGCTTAACGATGTGCACTTTGCAAACATGCAGACAGGCTCGCGCGACGACATGGCAAGTATGGAGCAATTAGCTGTGCATATACCCTGGTTATCGTTATTTGGCGGCGAATTCAAACTAGATAAGTTTGTTATTAACGAGCCCAATATTTTATTAGAAACTGATAAAAACGGTAAAGCTAACTGGCAGTTGTTTGATGCTGTAGCAGAGCAGCCGCAAGAGCAAACTCAATCAGGTGAGGCTGTTAAACTACCAGAGAACTTTGATATAGAGTTAGGTGAAGTGGCTATTTACGGTGGTACGTTTACTTACCTAGATGGGCAAACAGGCGCTAAACAACAAATTAGTGATTTGGAATTGGCTATTTTACTTCCTTCACTACGTAAAACACTAGAGATCAAAGGCGGCATTACATATATGCAAGAGCGCTTTGAGCTTGATGTAAAACTAGATACGCCAGCAAAAGCAATTGAAGGGGCGACGTTTGAGGTTACTCAAAGCGTAGACTCTCGCTTGGTCGATCTTACTTTTAACGGCAGTATTGCTCGCCAAGGTAAAGATATAAAAGGCGAGTTAGCGCTAAGTGGCGACTCTGTTAAAGATCTAGCAGCTTGGCAGGGCGTAGACTTAAATGCTAAACAAAACGCGTTTAATGCCTTTAGTGTTAACGGTAAAATGCACCTAGCGGGTGAAACATTTAATCTTGAAAAGTTAATTGCTACGTTAGATGAGCTAGAGATAAAAGGTAAAAGTGAGCTTAACCTAGGTAATCGCTTAGTTGTAAACGCTGATATTGACTTAGGTATGCTCGATTTAAACCCATATCTACCAGAGACAGTAGCGAAGCAAGAAGAGCCCCAGAGTGAAGAACCTAAAGCAGCACAGCCTATTGTTTGGGATGACACTAAAATCGATTTAAGTGCGTTAAATGCACTAGATGCAAATGTAGTTATTCGCTCAAGCGGTTTAAAAGCGAATGATATTGAGCTAGGTGCTAATCAATTTACAGTCGACTTAAACAACAGCGTTGCTAAATTAAGCTTAGATAGCTTTAAAGCCTATGAGGGCACTGGTAAAGGGGTCATTAATATAAATGCGCAGCAAACACCGTATAAAATAAGCACAAATTTTGATTTAGCCGACATAGACGCGCAACCGTTACTCACTGATGCGGCTGGCTTTGATAAACTTATGGGTAAAGGGTCATTAAATTGGAACTTAACCACGACCGGCCAGAGTCAAAAAACCTTTATTGATGCTTTAAACGGCAAGATTGGCTTTGAATTTACTGATGGGGCAGTCAAGGGCGCAAACATCGCTGAAATGGTTCGTAAAGGCAAAGAGCTTATTTCCGGTAATCTTGGCGCTGTAAGTGAGGGCTTAGATACGGGCTTTGAAGAATCTGAGCAAACTGACTTTTCTGCGCTCACTGGTAGCTTTAATTTTACGAATGGCGTGGGACATAATAATGATCTATCCCTGATGAGCCCACTTATTCGTATTACAGGTGAGGGCGATGTAGATTTACCCAAAACCAGTGTTGATTATCGGTTAGTAACAGGTATTGTTGATTCAATTGAAGGGCAAGGTACAACAGATGATAGCACGGGCTTTAAAATCCCACTGCGAATAAAAGGCCCATTCCATGACGTTGGCTTTAAGCTAGATGTAAGCAATGCACTTAAAGATGAAGCAAAACAAAAACTCGATGACACCAAAGAAAAGGCAAAAGAGAAAGCCAAAGACAAAGTAAAAGATAAATTAAAAGGGCTATTTGGCTAA
- the rpsH gene encoding 30S ribosomal protein S8, translating to MSLQDPIADLFTRIRNGQSAKKVSVTMPTSKLKVAVAKVLKDEGYIADFAVNSEAKPELSIELKYFEGKAVIENIQRVSRPGLRIYKKRDELPKVMGGLGIAIVSTSKGLMTDRAARSAGVGGEIIGFVA from the coding sequence ATGAGCTTGCAAGATCCTATCGCGGATTTGTTCACACGTATCCGTAACGGTCAATCAGCGAAGAAAGTATCTGTAACGATGCCAACTTCAAAGCTGAAAGTAGCAGTAGCTAAAGTATTAAAAGACGAAGGTTACATCGCAGATTTCGCAGTAAACAGCGAAGCGAAACCTGAGCTTTCTATCGAGTTGAAATACTTCGAAGGCAAAGCTGTAATTGAAAATATCCAGCGTGTTAGCCGCCCTGGTCTACGTATCTATAAGAAACGTGACGAATTACCGAAGGTAATGGGTGGTCTTGGTATCGCTATCGTATCAACTTCTAAAGGCCTAATGACAGACCGCGCAGCACGTAGTGCTGGTGTTGGTGGTGAAATCATTGGCTTTGTAGCTTAA
- the rpsD gene encoding 30S ribosomal protein S4: MARYLGPKLKLSRREGTDLFLKSGVRAIDSKCKLETAPGQHGARKGRLSDYGLQLREKQKVRRIYGVLEKQFRNYYKEAARLKGNTGENLLQLLEQRLDNVVYRMGFASTRAEARQLVSHKAILVNGRVVNIPSYVITPEDTVVIREKSKTQARIIAALELAEQREKPTWVEVDGKKLEGSFKRLPERSDLSADINEQLIVELYSK; this comes from the coding sequence ATGGCAAGATATTTGGGCCCTAAGCTCAAGCTGAGTCGTCGTGAAGGTACTGACCTGTTCCTTAAGAGCGGCGTAAGAGCTATCGACTCTAAGTGTAAACTTGAGACTGCACCTGGTCAGCACGGCGCTCGTAAAGGTCGCTTATCTGATTACGGTTTACAATTACGTGAAAAGCAAAAAGTACGTCGTATCTACGGTGTATTAGAAAAGCAATTCCGTAATTACTACAAAGAAGCTGCTCGCCTTAAAGGTAATACAGGTGAAAACTTGTTACAGCTTTTAGAGCAACGTTTAGACAATGTTGTATATCGCATGGGTTTTGCTAGCACACGCGCTGAAGCACGTCAGTTAGTAAGCCACAAAGCGATTTTAGTTAATGGTCGTGTTGTGAACATTCCTTCATACGTAATTACTCCAGAAGATACTGTAGTAATCCGTGAGAAGTCTAAAACACAAGCACGTATCATCGCTGCTCTAGAGTTGGCTGAGCAACGTGAAAAGCCGACTTGGGTTGAAGTTGACGGTAAGAAATTGGAAGGTAGCTTTAAGCGCCTACCTGAGCGTTCAGATCTGTCTGCGGACATTAATGAACAACTAATCGTCGAACTTTACTCTAAGTAA
- the rpsK gene encoding 30S ribosomal protein S11, which translates to MAKTPIRRKKVKKQVADGMAHVHASFNNTIVTITDRQGNALSWATAGGSGFRGSRKSTPFAAQVAAERAGTAAQEYGLKNLEVFIKGPGPGRESAVRALNAAGYRITNITDVTPIPHNGCRPPKKRRV; encoded by the coding sequence ATGGCTAAGACACCAATTCGTCGTAAAAAGGTTAAAAAGCAAGTTGCTGATGGTATGGCTCATGTTCATGCGTCTTTCAACAACACTATTGTAACAATTACCGACCGTCAAGGTAATGCACTATCATGGGCTACTGCCGGTGGTTCAGGTTTCCGTGGTTCACGTAAATCTACACCATTTGCTGCTCAGGTTGCTGCAGAGCGTGCAGGTACTGCTGCTCAAGAATACGGTTTAAAAAATCTAGAAGTTTTCATTAAAGGTCCAGGTCCAGGTCGTGAATCTGCTGTACGTGCTTTGAATGCTGCTGGTTACCGTATTACCAACATTACTGACGTGACGCCAATACCACACAATGGTTGTCGTCCACCGAAGAAACGTCGCGTTTAA
- the rplE gene encoding 50S ribosomal protein L5 has protein sequence MAKLHEVYKDKVVAELQEKFGFSSVMQVPQIEKITLNMGVGEALADKKILDNAVADLEAISGQKPLITKARKSVAGFKVREGYPIGCKVTLRGERMWDFFERLVSIAIPRIRDFRGVSAKSFDGRGNYSMGVREQIIFPEIDYDKVDRVRGMDITITTSAKSDEEGRALLEAFNFPFKK, from the coding sequence ATGGCGAAACTGCATGAAGTATATAAAGACAAAGTAGTTGCTGAGCTTCAAGAGAAGTTTGGTTTCAGCTCTGTCATGCAAGTCCCTCAGATCGAAAAGATCACATTAAATATGGGCGTGGGCGAAGCCCTAGCTGACAAGAAGATTTTAGATAACGCTGTTGCGGATCTAGAAGCTATCTCTGGTCAGAAACCTTTAATCACTAAAGCTCGCAAATCTGTTGCAGGCTTCAAAGTGCGTGAAGGCTACCCAATTGGCTGTAAAGTAACCTTACGCGGCGAGCGTATGTGGGACTTTTTTGAGCGTTTGGTATCAATCGCTATCCCACGTATCCGTGACTTCCGTGGTGTGAGTGCTAAGTCTTTTGATGGACGTGGTAACTACAGCATGGGCGTACGTGAACAAATCATCTTCCCAGAAATTGATTACGATAAAGTAGACCGTGTACGCGGTATGGATATCACAATCACAACTTCTGCGAAATCTGATGAGGAAGGCCGTGCGTTGTTAGAAGCGTTTAACTTCCCATTCAAGAAATAA
- a CDS encoding DNA-directed RNA polymerase subunit alpha has translation MQGSVTEFLKPRLVDIDAINPTRSKVVLEPLERGFGHTLGNALRRILLSSMPGCAVTEVEIDGVLHEYSAKEGVQEDIIEILLNLKGLAVTLEGKDEVFLTLTKSGVGPVTAADIQHDGDVTIANPDHVICHLTTDSSEISMRIRVERGRGYVPASSRLSSDDDERPIGRLLLDASFSPVERIAYSVESARVEQRTDLDKLIIDMETNGTLDPEEAIRRASTILAEQLDAFVDLRDVTEPEEKEEKPEFDPILLRPVDDLELTVRSANCLKAEQIQYIGDLVQRTEVELLKTPNLGKKSLTEIKDVLASRGLSLGMRLENWPPASLAE, from the coding sequence ATGCAGGGTTCTGTTACAGAATTTCTAAAACCAAGGTTAGTCGATATCGACGCTATCAACCCAACGCGTTCTAAAGTAGTTTTAGAACCACTAGAGCGTGGCTTTGGTCATACTCTGGGTAATGCCTTACGCCGTATACTGCTATCATCTATGCCTGGATGCGCAGTAACTGAAGTTGAAATCGACGGTGTATTGCATGAGTACAGCGCGAAAGAAGGCGTACAAGAAGACATCATTGAAATACTACTAAACCTAAAAGGTCTAGCAGTAACGTTAGAAGGCAAAGATGAAGTTTTTCTGACCCTGACTAAATCTGGTGTAGGCCCTGTGACTGCGGCTGATATTCAGCACGATGGCGATGTAACAATTGCTAATCCAGATCACGTTATTTGTCATTTAACGACAGATAGCAGCGAGATCAGCATGCGTATTCGTGTTGAGCGTGGTCGTGGTTATGTGCCGGCATCTAGTCGTTTATCCTCTGATGACGATGAGCGTCCAATTGGTCGATTGCTGCTTGATGCATCATTCAGCCCAGTTGAACGTATTGCGTACTCGGTTGAATCAGCCCGTGTTGAGCAACGTACAGACTTAGACAAGTTAATCATTGATATGGAAACAAACGGCACTTTAGATCCTGAAGAAGCGATCCGCCGTGCGTCTACTATCTTAGCTGAGCAATTAGATGCATTCGTAGATTTACGTGATGTAACTGAGCCAGAAGAGAAAGAAGAGAAGCCAGAATTCGATCCTATTCTACTTCGTCCAGTTGATGATCTTGAACTAACAGTACGTTCAGCAAACTGTTTGAAAGCCGAGCAAATTCAATATATCGGTGATTTAGTGCAGCGCACTGAAGTTGAGCTTCTTAAAACGCCTAACCTAGGCAAGA
- the secY gene encoding preprotein translocase subunit SecY, protein MAKPGQDTQSAQSGLSELKRRLLFVLGAIIIYRLGSFVPIPGIDAAVLADFFEQQKGTIVEMFNMFSGGALERASVLALGIMPYISASIITQLLTHMYPPFIELKKEGEQGRKKISQYTRYGTLVLATIQSIGIATSLPGMMEGLVVNPGIGFYFTAVVSLVTGTMFLMWLGEQITERGIGNGISVLIFVGIVANLPSAIGSTAEMARQGDLNVFVLLMVAVIVFAVTYLVVFFERGQRRIVVNYAKRQQGRQVFAAQSTHLPLKVNMAGVIPPIFASSIILFPGTIASWFGQGEGPVADVLQAIATTLTPGQPLYAMVLAAAIIFFCFFYTALVFNPRETADNLKKSGAFIPGIRPGEQTSKYIDKVMTRLTLAGALYITFICLVPEFMTMAWQTPFYFGGTSILIIVVVIMDFMAQVQTHLMSHQYDSVLKKANLKGYGR, encoded by the coding sequence ATGGCTAAACCAGGTCAAGATACACAAAGTGCACAAAGTGGACTTTCGGAATTGAAGCGTCGATTACTATTTGTTTTAGGTGCTATCATTATTTACCGTCTAGGTTCATTTGTGCCAATCCCTGGGATTGACGCCGCTGTACTTGCCGATTTCTTCGAGCAACAAAAGGGCACCATTGTTGAGATGTTCAACATGTTTAGCGGTGGTGCGCTTGAGCGAGCTTCAGTGTTAGCACTGGGTATTATGCCGTATATCTCGGCTTCGATTATTACGCAACTATTAACGCATATGTATCCTCCGTTTATAGAGCTTAAGAAAGAAGGTGAGCAAGGGCGTAAAAAAATTAGCCAGTATACACGCTACGGCACGCTTGTGCTTGCTACTATCCAATCAATCGGTATTGCAACTAGCTTACCGGGCATGATGGAAGGGTTAGTTGTTAACCCTGGTATCGGTTTCTACTTCACCGCAGTGGTGAGTTTAGTAACGGGTACTATGTTCCTAATGTGGTTGGGCGAGCAAATAACTGAGCGCGGTATCGGTAACGGTATCTCAGTTCTAATATTTGTTGGTATTGTAGCTAACCTGCCGTCTGCTATTGGTTCGACAGCCGAAATGGCGCGCCAAGGTGATTTGAATGTTTTTGTACTGTTGATGGTTGCGGTTATAGTATTCGCTGTTACTTATCTTGTAGTGTTTTTCGAACGTGGGCAACGTCGTATTGTTGTTAACTACGCTAAACGCCAACAAGGTCGTCAAGTATTTGCTGCTCAAAGCACGCATTTACCACTAAAAGTAAATATGGCGGGTGTTATTCCACCAATCTTTGCTAGCAGTATAATTCTGTTCCCTGGTACAATTGCAAGCTGGTTCGGCCAGGGTGAAGGTCCGGTCGCTGATGTACTACAAGCTATTGCAACAACGTTGACTCCAGGTCAACCTTTGTATGCGATGGTATTAGCAGCAGCTATCATCTTCTTCTGCTTTTTCTACACAGCGTTGGTTTTCAACCCTCGTGAGACAGCAGACAACCTGAAGAAATCTGGCGCATTTATCCCAGGTATTCGTCCAGGTGAGCAGACATCTAAATACATTGATAAAGTGATGACACGCCTGACATTGGCAGGTGCTTTGTATATAACCTTTATCTGTCTGGTGCCCGAATTCATGACTATGGCATGGCAAACGCCATTCTATTTCGGCGGTACATCAATTTTGATTATCGTTGTAGTAATCATGGACTTTATGGCACAAGTACAGACTCACCTGATGTCACATCAGTATGATTCTGTGCTGAAAAAAGCGAACCTTAAAGGCTACGGTCGATAA
- the rpsN gene encoding 30S ribosomal protein S14, translated as MAKNSMKAREAKRTKLVAQYAEKRAALKAIISDVNASEDDRWDAVLKLQALPRDSSPARQRNRCNITGRPHGFLRKFGMSRIKVREAAMRGEIPGLKKASW; from the coding sequence ATGGCAAAGAATTCTATGAAAGCGCGCGAAGCAAAGCGCACTAAACTAGTTGCTCAGTACGCTGAAAAGCGTGCAGCACTAAAAGCTATCATCAGCGATGTTAACGCATCAGAAGATGATCGTTGGGACGCGGTACTTAAGCTTCAAGCTTTACCACGTGATTCTAGCCCTGCACGTCAACGTAATCGTTGTAACATTACGGGCCGCCCACATGGTTTCCTTCGCAAATTCGGCATGAGCCGTATTAAAGTTCGCGAAGCAGCTATGCGCGGTGAAATTCCTGGCCTTAAAAAGGCTAGCTGGTAA
- the rpsE gene encoding 30S ribosomal protein S5 gives MANVEAKQQQPDLAEKLIAVNRVSKVVKGGRIFSFTALTVVGDGAGKVGFGYGKAREVPAAIQKAMEKARRNMINVDLNGNTLQHPVKGRHAGSQVFMKPASEGTGIIAGGAMRAVLEVTGVQNVLSKCYGSTNPINVVRATIQALENMNSPESIAAKRGLRVDEILG, from the coding sequence ATGGCTAACGTAGAAGCAAAGCAACAACAGCCTGATTTAGCTGAAAAGCTAATCGCGGTAAACCGTGTGTCTAAAGTAGTTAAAGGTGGTCGTATCTTTAGCTTCACTGCACTAACTGTAGTTGGTGATGGCGCAGGTAAAGTAGGTTTTGGTTATGGTAAAGCTCGTGAAGTTCCAGCTGCTATTCAAAAAGCAATGGAAAAAGCACGTCGCAACATGATCAATGTAGACCTAAATGGCAACACATTACAGCATCCTGTTAAAGGACGTCATGCTGGCTCACAAGTGTTCATGAAACCAGCATCTGAAGGTACTGGTATCATCGCAGGTGGTGCTATGCGTGCAGTACTAGAAGTTACTGGTGTGCAGAACGTACTTTCTAAATGTTACGGTTCTACCAACCCGATCAACGTAGTACGTGCAACGATTCAAGCTCTAGAGAACATGAACTCTCCTGAGTCAATCGCTGCTAAACGTGGTCTGCGCGTAGACGAAATTCTGGGGTAA
- the rpsM gene encoding 30S ribosomal protein S13, with amino-acid sequence MARIAGINVPDHKHAVIGLTAIYGIGKTRSKAILEATGIAETTKIGELSDETLDVLRDAVGKYTVEGDLRREVTLNIKRLMDLGCFRGLRHRRSLPLRGQRTKTNARTRKGPRKPIKR; translated from the coding sequence GTGGCCCGTATCGCTGGCATTAACGTCCCTGATCATAAACATGCAGTTATTGGTTTAACAGCTATTTATGGCATAGGTAAGACTCGCTCTAAGGCTATCTTAGAAGCGACTGGTATCGCCGAGACCACAAAAATCGGTGAACTTTCAGACGAAACTCTTGACGTACTGCGTGATGCAGTTGGCAAGTACACTGTAGAAGGTGACCTTCGTCGTGAAGTTACTCTAAATATCAAGCGCCTTATGGACCTTGGTTGTTTCCGTGGCCTACGTCACCGTCGCTCTTTACCACTACGTGGTCAAAGAACAAAGACTAACGCGCGTACCCGTAAGGGTCCTCGTAAGCCTATTAAGCGATAA
- the rplR gene encoding 50S ribosomal protein L18 yields the protein MDKKTARLRRAKRTRRNYIEQGTTRLVIHRTPRHIYAQVVNAEGTVLAAASTVEKAISETVKGTGNVSAAQAVGKAVAERAADKGIEKIAFDRSGFKYHGRVKALADAAREAGLQF from the coding sequence ATGGATAAAAAAACAGCTCGTCTACGTCGTGCTAAACGCACTCGTAGAAATTATATTGAACAAGGCACAACGCGTCTTGTTATCCACCGCACGCCACGTCACATTTACGCTCAAGTAGTTAATGCTGAGGGTACTGTACTGGCTGCTGCTTCTACTGTTGAGAAAGCTATTAGCGAAACAGTTAAAGGCACAGGCAACGTTTCAGCTGCACAAGCAGTTGGTAAAGCGGTTGCAGAACGTGCGGCTGACAAAGGCATCGAAAAGATTGCTTTTGATCGCAGTGGCTTTAAATATCACGGCCGTGTGAAGGCGCTAGCTGATGCTGCGCGTGAAGCCGGTTTGCAATTCTAG
- the rpmJ gene encoding 50S ribosomal protein L36, which produces MKVRASVKKICRNCKVIKRAGVVRVICSEPKHKQRQG; this is translated from the coding sequence ATGAAAGTACGTGCTTCCGTTAAGAAAATATGCCGTAACTGTAAAGTTATTAAACGTGCTGGTGTAGTACGCGTAATTTGCAGTGAGCCTAAGCATAAGCAAAGGCAAGGCTAA
- the rplO gene encoding 50S ribosomal protein L15, whose protein sequence is MHLNTLSPAAGSKTAPKRVGRGIGSGLGKTGGRGHKGQKSRSGGKVRVGFEGGQMPMQRRLPKFGFTSRKSLVSAEVNLFEIAKVEGDVVDLNALQAAGLVKKNVLFVKVVKSGEVSRAVTVKGLKASKGAREAIEAAGGKVED, encoded by the coding sequence ATGCATTTGAATACACTTTCACCTGCTGCAGGTTCTAAAACTGCTCCAAAACGTGTTGGTCGTGGTATCGGTTCTGGTCTTGGTAAGACTGGTGGCCGTGGTCACAAAGGTCAAAAATCACGTTCTGGCGGTAAAGTACGCGTTGGTTTTGAAGGCGGTCAAATGCCTATGCAACGTCGTCTACCTAAATTTGGTTTCACTTCACGCAAATCGTTAGTATCTGCAGAAGTAAACCTTTTTGAAATCGCTAAAGTTGAAGGCGATGTGGTAGACCTAAACGCGTTACAAGCAGCTGGTCTAGTTAAAAAGAACGTTCTGTTCGTTAAAGTTGTTAAATCTGGCGAAGTTTCACGCGCTGTTACCGTTAAAGGCCTTAAGGCTTCTAAAGGTGCTCGCGAAGCTATTGAAGCTGCCGGAGGCAAGGTAGAAGACTAA
- the rplN gene encoding 50S ribosomal protein L14, which translates to MIQMQTQLEVADNSGARKVQCIKVLGGSHRRYAAVGDIIKVSVKEAIPRGKVKKGDVKNAVVVRTKKGVRRPDGSLIRFDSNAAVILNDNLQPIGTRIFGPVTRELRNDKFMKIVSLAPEVL; encoded by the coding sequence ATGATCCAAATGCAAACTCAGCTGGAAGTTGCTGATAACAGCGGCGCTCGCAAAGTGCAGTGTATAAAAGTCCTTGGTGGTTCACACCGTCGCTATGCGGCAGTTGGCGATATCATTAAAGTTTCTGTAAAAGAAGCTATTCCTCGCGGTAAAGTGAAGAAAGGTGATGTTAAAAACGCGGTAGTTGTGCGTACCAAAAAAGGCGTTCGTCGTCCGGACGGTTCTCTGATCCGTTTCGATAGCAATGCGGCTGTTATCTTAAATGATAACTTGCAGCCAATTGGTACTCGTATCTTCGGCCCTGTGACTCGTGAACTTCGTAATGACAAGTTCATGAAAATTGTTTCACTAGCCCCAGAAGTACTGTAA
- the rplF gene encoding 50S ribosomal protein L6, translating to MSRIAKAPINVPAGVEVTLKGQDITVKGKNGELTRTINDAVEVQLNDNVITTLPREGVANAWAQAGTARALINNMVVGTHEGYEKKLQLVGVGYRAAAKGKVLDLTLGFSHPVNFEVPEGITIETPSQTEVLVKGVDKQLVGQTAANIRAYRKPEPYKGKGVRYADENVRRKEAKKK from the coding sequence ATGTCTCGCATAGCAAAGGCACCAATCAATGTTCCTGCCGGTGTAGAAGTTACATTAAAAGGCCAGGACATCACAGTTAAAGGCAAAAACGGTGAATTAACGCGTACTATCAACGATGCAGTTGAAGTACAACTTAATGACAACGTTATTACAACTTTACCTCGTGAAGGCGTAGCTAATGCATGGGCACAAGCAGGTACTGCTCGCGCTCTTATCAACAACATGGTTGTTGGTACGCATGAAGGTTACGAGAAGAAACTTCAGTTAGTAGGTGTTGGTTACCGTGCTGCAGCTAAGGGTAAAGTTTTAGACTTAACACTTGGTTTCTCGCACCCAGTTAATTTCGAAGTTCCTGAAGGAATTACGATTGAAACTCCAAGCCAAACAGAAGTTCTAGTTAAGGGCGTAGATAAGCAGTTAGTTGGTCAAACAGCTGCTAACATTCGTGCATACCGCAAACCAGAGCCATATAAAGGTAAAGGTGTTCGTTACGCAGATGAGAATGTACGCCGTAAAGAGGCTAAGAAGAAGTAA